One part of the Thermoanaerobacterium sp. CMT5567-10 genome encodes these proteins:
- a CDS encoding IS110 family transposase — protein sequence MALKIVYKICCGIDVHKTFVVACIASTNSNGITTYKSHRFSTYTKGLRELLQWLLDNNCKDVCMESTGKYWIPVFNILESSCNIILAHPKYVKAIRGKKTDKKDAKWIADLFKHDLVAASFIPPADIRQLRDLMRYRFKLICFMSSEKNRLQNCLTVSNIQLGNIVSDTFGKSSQKIIDKLLENPLDTSFDIGSLIHGSMLKKLPELELAVDGYITPEQAGKLKIIKGHFEDLESRKAELEKLILALAAPYQQELDIILTAPSFKNIFSAITVISEIGVNMEAFPSAKHLCSWAGLTPTNNESAGKKKSVRVSKAGCYIKPLLVQCANSVVKSEKHPEIRNRYLRIKKRRGHKKAIIAIARMLLTALYNMLKKKEPYNAELYKKSDAFPAKREITVEQAILLAQLQGYKIKPAI from the coding sequence ATGGCTTTAAAAATCGTGTATAAAATCTGTTGTGGAATTGATGTACACAAAACCTTTGTGGTTGCATGTATTGCTTCCACTAATTCTAATGGAATTACCACCTATAAAAGCCATCGCTTTTCTACCTACACGAAGGGTTTAAGAGAGCTGTTACAATGGCTTTTGGACAATAACTGCAAGGATGTTTGCATGGAATCTACCGGGAAATACTGGATTCCTGTGTTTAATATATTAGAAAGCTCCTGCAACATCATACTTGCACATCCTAAATATGTTAAGGCTATTCGTGGTAAAAAAACTGACAAGAAAGATGCAAAATGGATTGCTGACCTGTTTAAGCATGATCTTGTTGCCGCTAGCTTTATACCTCCCGCTGATATTAGACAACTTCGTGACTTAATGCGCTATCGCTTTAAGCTTATTTGCTTTATGTCTAGCGAAAAGAACAGACTCCAAAATTGTCTCACGGTTTCTAACATACAGTTAGGAAACATTGTTTCAGATACTTTCGGTAAAAGTTCTCAAAAGATAATTGATAAGCTTCTAGAAAATCCTCTTGATACTTCCTTTGATATTGGATCTTTAATTCATGGTTCTATGCTAAAAAAACTCCCTGAGCTGGAACTCGCTGTTGATGGTTATATTACACCTGAACAAGCTGGAAAATTAAAGATCATCAAAGGACATTTTGAAGATTTGGAATCCCGGAAAGCAGAGTTAGAAAAACTAATTCTTGCGCTCGCTGCGCCTTATCAACAAGAACTAGACATAATTCTAACCGCTCCATCGTTTAAAAATATTTTCTCGGCTATTACTGTAATATCTGAAATCGGCGTAAATATGGAGGCTTTTCCTTCAGCGAAACACTTATGCTCATGGGCTGGACTCACTCCAACTAACAATGAGAGTGCAGGCAAGAAAAAATCTGTCCGGGTTTCCAAAGCAGGATGTTACATTAAGCCGCTTCTTGTGCAGTGTGCTAACTCTGTAGTTAAAAGCGAGAAACATCCTGAAATTCGTAACCGCTATTTGCGCATCAAAAAGCGTCGCGGCCACAAGAAAGCAATCATTGCTATTGCAAGAATGCTTCTTACAGCATTATACAACATGTTGAAGAAGAAAGAACCATATAATGCTGAATTATATAAAAAATCTGATGCTTTTCCCGCAAAACGCGAGATTACGGTTGAGCAAGCTATACTATTAGCTCAACTTCAAGGCTATAAAATAAAGCCAGCTATTTAG
- a CDS encoding DUF6518 family protein gives MPNIKGKAIRIILFFILGIFSGFLAKYVDTIPSNGAVGSLINIISNISSRIGIWVFIAAIIAAWSRTPKVGAIHVFTFFVGMLLAYYIYSMKLFNFFPVYYFVRWGLIAFASPLAAYVVWFSRGSGWLAALCAALPIGMLVSEGYNFLYTFSPVSGFYLIAAIILFCTLPKNKYQYLKVLIFTILTSVLLSKFDVLSYIIGGL, from the coding sequence ATGCCAAATATCAAGGGAAAAGCAATCCGAATTATATTATTTTTTATTTTAGGAATCTTTTCTGGATTCCTGGCAAAATATGTTGATACTATACCTTCTAATGGTGCAGTTGGCAGTTTAATTAACATAATTAGCAATATAAGTTCAAGAATTGGAATATGGGTTTTTATTGCTGCTATTATTGCTGCATGGAGCAGAACACCTAAAGTGGGAGCAATTCATGTTTTTACCTTTTTTGTGGGAATGCTGCTGGCTTATTACATATATTCAATGAAGTTATTTAACTTCTTTCCCGTATATTATTTTGTCCGTTGGGGATTAATTGCCTTTGCATCCCCGCTGGCTGCCTATGTTGTCTGGTTTAGCAGGGGGAGTGGATGGCTTGCAGCACTGTGTGCTGCTCTTCCTATTGGGATGCTGGTTTCAGAAGGGTATAACTTTCTTTATACATTTTCCCCAGTTTCAGGATTTTATTTGATTGCTGCTATCATACTGTTTTGCACTTTACCGAAAAACAAATATCAATATTTAAAGGTATTGATATTTACAATATTAACATCAGTATTACTCAGTAAATTTGATGTGTTGTCATATATAATTGGTGGATTATAA
- a CDS encoding TfoX/Sxy family DNA transformation protein has product MNRLYALEGAIRNIRWHYLSQDIKDELKAFYLSLNVKQ; this is encoded by the coding sequence ATAAACAGGTTATATGCTTTAGAAGGTGCCATTCGGAATATAAGATGGCATTACTTATCACAGGATATTAAGGATGAATTAAAAGCATTTTATTTATCGTTAAATGTCAAGCAATAA
- a CDS encoding inorganic diphosphatase — translation MREYLNKKVKVIVDRPLCSKHPEHEIYYLLNYGYIPNTISEDGEEVDAYIIGEFQPLEEFEGVVIAIIHRKNDIEDKLVVSKHPHKYSKEQIQALVEFQERFFDSEIIMS, via the coding sequence ATGCGTGAATATTTGAATAAAAAGGTTAAAGTCATTGTTGATAGGCCGTTATGCTCAAAACACCCAGAGCATGAAATATATTATCTCCTAAATTACGGATATATACCTAACACAATCTCTGAAGATGGTGAAGAAGTTGATGCTTATATTATAGGAGAGTTTCAGCCTCTAGAAGAATTTGAGGGTGTTGTAATAGCAATAATTCATAGAAAAAATGATATTGAAGATAAATTGGTAGTATCAAAGCATCCACACAAATACAGCAAAGAACAAATACAAGCGCTGGTGGAGTTCCAAGAACGATTTTTTGATTCAGAGATTATAATGAGTTGA
- a CDS encoding putative ABC exporter domain-containing protein: MSDIKALFVLDMLKLKNFIKDIIKKPTKIFIYLLQFVWFLFILIPVFANSGKTFSEISSIKFSYLNSGIIAFMLLTVLLTLYSSLKQPGIILGEGDNALLLSSPIKERVIFLWYIIRASFKNLFYALLFSLFIPFLSVSMEVNKHSNNLIFGYIGIFTYYLTLTPIGFLAYSISMKFNAKKKIKYFLNGLVALIAGFGMYFMYKEESIFGLFNYFNSNTWNYVPIIGPSKQLILSYFTGVTQYNIEFIVIQIVAIAVITLISVYFATDYYEEAIFYTEKFISIKTKAKIEDYHADYTEKQLVKKKKKIDVNFAPKGPWAYIWLKMVENKREMGSIYFNYYNLAILVVSIALGYFLPKNDPMKIFALAFIYAYIGWLTSFISTISRELNKMYIYIIPGEGIEKLIAVNAVPILKSFITALLLIAPASILIKCGILNALTAILFILGFTTLANFSSSFLNTLLPSKADLKAVLPLFKLFAFVIVLVPVGAISVPLGIVTKSMTIGVLSADIAMFLMSGIFLLFANFTFERLELK, translated from the coding sequence ATGAGCGATATAAAAGCACTGTTTGTACTTGATATGTTAAAATTAAAAAACTTTATAAAAGATATAATAAAAAAGCCTACAAAAATTTTTATATATTTACTGCAGTTTGTGTGGTTTTTATTTATACTTATACCTGTTTTTGCAAACAGTGGTAAAACATTTAGTGAAATAAGTTCGATAAAATTTTCGTATCTAAATAGCGGTATAATCGCTTTTATGCTTTTGACTGTGCTTTTAACATTATATAGTTCATTAAAGCAACCGGGTATCATTTTGGGAGAAGGTGACAATGCATTACTTTTGTCATCACCCATAAAAGAGAGGGTCATATTTCTTTGGTATATAATAAGAGCAAGCTTTAAGAATTTATTCTATGCGCTTTTATTTAGTCTTTTTATTCCCTTTTTAAGTGTTTCTATGGAAGTCAATAAACATTCAAATAATTTAATTTTTGGATATATAGGAATATTTACATATTATCTTACATTAACACCGATAGGCTTTTTGGCATACTCAATTTCAATGAAGTTTAATGCAAAGAAAAAGATAAAATATTTTTTAAATGGGTTAGTTGCTTTAATTGCTGGATTTGGCATGTACTTTATGTATAAAGAGGAATCGATATTTGGTTTATTTAATTATTTTAATTCAAATACATGGAATTATGTTCCGATTATAGGACCTTCGAAGCAGTTAATACTCTCTTATTTTACTGGAGTTACCCAATATAATATTGAATTTATAGTTATACAAATAGTTGCAATAGCTGTTATTACTTTAATTTCGGTGTATTTTGCAACAGATTATTATGAAGAAGCGATATTCTATACAGAGAAGTTTATATCGATAAAAACTAAGGCTAAAATAGAAGATTATCACGCGGATTATACGGAAAAACAGCTTGTAAAGAAAAAGAAAAAAATTGACGTGAATTTTGCACCAAAAGGTCCGTGGGCTTACATATGGCTTAAAATGGTAGAAAACAAGAGAGAAATGGGATCTATTTATTTTAATTATTATAATCTTGCAATTTTAGTTGTATCAATTGCTCTTGGATATTTCCTTCCCAAAAATGATCCGATGAAAATATTTGCATTAGCTTTTATTTATGCATACATTGGCTGGCTGACAAGCTTTATATCCACAATAAGTAGAGAATTAAATAAAATGTACATTTACATAATTCCGGGAGAGGGAATAGAGAAATTGATAGCTGTAAATGCTGTACCTATATTAAAGTCATTTATAACAGCATTGCTTCTTATAGCACCTGCTTCAATACTTATAAAATGTGGTATATTAAATGCTTTAACAGCAATACTCTTTATATTAGGTTTTACAACTTTAGCTAATTTTTCGAGTTCGTTTTTAAATACGCTTTTACCTTCAAAAGCTGATTTAAAAGCGGTATTGCCACTTTTCAAATTATTTGCTTTTGTTATTGTTCTTGTACCTGTAGGTGCTATATCTGTTCCATTAGGCATTGTAACTAAGAGTATGACGATAGGAGTTTTATCAGCAGACATTGCAATGTTTTTGATGTCGGGAATATTTCTGCTATTTGCAAATTTTACTTTTGAACGTTTGGAGTTAAAGTGA
- a CDS encoding ABC transporter ATP-binding protein encodes MKSVLSLKNVKKYYGKVKAVDGISFEIYPGEVVGLIGPNGAGKSTTLKTIMGLLKKTEGDINVCGYDNRDPQAKRKLAYIPETPDIYPLLTVWEHLKFIGLAYNIDNWENDALKYLEAYDLLDKKDELGGSLSKGMRQKVMVICGLLHRPEVMLFDEPFVGLDPKAIRELKDTIVELKKEGKAVLLSTHMLDSVQNLGDRVLILKTGKLIYEGILDELMEKAGPGGTLEDVFLEVTK; translated from the coding sequence ATGAAAAGTGTTTTATCTCTTAAAAATGTAAAAAAATATTATGGCAAAGTTAAGGCTGTAGACGGTATATCCTTTGAAATATACCCCGGAGAAGTTGTAGGGTTGATAGGCCCAAATGGCGCTGGCAAAAGCACGACATTGAAGACTATAATGGGGCTCTTAAAAAAAACTGAAGGGGATATAAATGTTTGCGGATATGACAATAGAGACCCGCAGGCTAAAAGAAAACTTGCATACATACCTGAAACGCCAGACATATATCCTTTGCTTACGGTGTGGGAACACCTTAAATTTATAGGGCTTGCATATAATATTGATAATTGGGAAAATGATGCATTGAAGTATCTTGAGGCATATGACCTTCTTGATAAAAAGGATGAACTTGGCGGCAGTTTATCAAAAGGGATGAGGCAAAAGGTTATGGTCATATGCGGCCTTTTACATAGGCCAGAAGTCATGTTGTTTGACGAACCTTTTGTAGGACTTGACCCTAAAGCTATAAGAGAACTTAAGGATACTATTGTTGAACTAAAAAAAGAAGGAAAGGCTGTCCTTTTAAGTACACATATGTTAGATTCTGTACAAAATCTTGGCGATAGAGTGCTTATTTTAAAAACGGGAAAGCTTATCTACGAAGGCATTCTTGATGAATTGATGGAAAAAGCCGGCCCTGGCGGTACACTTGAAGATGTGTTTTTGGAGGTTACAAAATGA
- a CDS encoding transposase has product MLAGIVYQYNSIESLRWELPRNGQLRFMCGFNSQKDVPRANNIQDFSKSF; this is encoded by the coding sequence ATACTTGCCGGTATTGTTTATCAATATAACTCCATTGAAAGTTTAAGATGGGAATTACCAAGAAATGGACAACTAAGATTTATGTGTGGATTTAATAGCCAAAAAGACGTTCCCAGAGCAAATAATATTCAAGATTTTTCAAAAAGTTTTTGA
- the tnpA gene encoding IS200/IS605 family transposase, translating into MANKRDEMARTKWMCKYHIVFTPKYRRKIIYNQYKESIRDILKELCKYKGVEIIEGHLMPDHVHMLVSIPPKISVSSFMGYLKGKSALMIFDRHANLKYKFGNRHFWAEGYYVSTVGLNEATIKKYIQEQEKRDIMLDKLSVKEYEDPFKG; encoded by the coding sequence ATGGCTAATAAACGAGATGAAATGGCACGCACAAAATGGATGTGCAAATACCACATTGTGTTCACTCCTAAGTATAGACGAAAAATAATATATAATCAATACAAAGAAAGTATAAGGGATATATTAAAAGAACTATGTAAATACAAAGGAGTGGAAATAATAGAAGGACATCTAATGCCGGATCATGTACACATGTTAGTGAGTATACCACCAAAAATTAGTGTATCTAGTTTTATGGGATACTTAAAAGGGAAGAGTGCATTGATGATATTTGACAGGCATGCAAATCTAAAGTATAAATTTGGCAATAGACATTTTTGGGCGGAAGGATATTATGTAAGCACTGTAGGACTAAATGAGGCAACAATAAAGAAATACATTCAGGAACAAGAAAAGCGAGATATTATGTTGGACAAATTAAGTGTAAAAGAATATGAGGACCCCTTTAAGGGGTAG